Proteins encoded within one genomic window of Thalassophryne amazonica chromosome 23, fThaAma1.1, whole genome shotgun sequence:
- the LOC117505006 gene encoding transmembrane protein 272-like, translating into MASSTLLQRILRPAAVATPVLVFSKVIVCVLPIAQIAIGAKYLKECPRQDNIPIYLVVMGMFGLMLTVLSCLPCTQESEEGARSTLNRLCVTWNSIVSLFLFCWFIAGNVWIYSIYEPSYNKTTSHNEMYCNKTLYLFAFWTTTLVYIFLGLFLVISCCVLVCFFILGRADPDD; encoded by the exons ATGGCAAGTTCCACGCTTCTGCAACGTATTCTGAGGCCTGCTGCAGTCGCAACCCCGGTACTGG TGTTCTCCAAGGTGATCGTCTGCGTCTTGCCCATTGCTCAGATTGCAATCG GTGCAAAGTACTTGAAGGAGTGTCCGCGGCAGGACAACATCCCCATCTATCTGGTGGTAATGGGCATGTTCGGCTTAATGCTCACGGTGCTTTCCTGCCTGCCGTGCACGCAGGAGTCCGAAGAAGGAGCCCGCAGCACGCTTAACCGCCTGTGCGTTACGTGGAACTCCATTGTGTCCCTCTTCCTTTTCTGCTGGTTTATTGCAG GTAACGTGTGGATCTACTCTATTTACGAGCCGAGTTATAATAAAACGACGTCCCACAACGAGATGTATTGCAACAAGACGCTGTACCTGTTCGCCTTCTGGACCACCACGTTGGTCTACATTTTTCTGGGTTTGTTCCTGGTAATCAGCTGCTGCGTTCTTGTCTGCTTCTTCATATTGGGCCGAGCCGACCCTGACGATTAG